One Azospirillum brasilense DNA segment encodes these proteins:
- a CDS encoding ATP-binding cassette domain-containing protein: MLEAIDVGLTIGRARLLDGVTAAVRPGRVLAILGPNGAGKSTLLSLLSGERRPTAGRALLDGVEMAAIPAPRLAVRRALVAQHQQVAFAFSVEEVMELATEPWLIRPGDRRALIADCLIRAGAGGLAGRLMPQLSGGERQRVAFARALAQLAAGRHGRDVAEPSYLLLDEPTASLDPAHQHHLLRAARDWVERTGGGCAVILHDLTLAARYADDGLLLAGGRVAWAGAMADLPVPVLERVFGTAFVRLDLPEEEGVVYAATGRAAASGKVNCE, encoded by the coding sequence ATGCTGGAAGCGATCGACGTCGGCCTGACCATCGGCCGCGCCCGCCTGCTCGACGGCGTCACCGCCGCGGTGCGGCCCGGCCGGGTGCTGGCCATCCTGGGTCCCAACGGGGCCGGCAAATCCACGTTGCTTTCCCTCCTCTCCGGGGAGCGGCGGCCGACCGCCGGCCGCGCCCTGCTCGACGGGGTGGAAATGGCGGCCATCCCGGCGCCGCGGCTGGCCGTCCGCCGCGCCCTGGTGGCGCAGCACCAACAGGTCGCCTTCGCCTTCTCGGTGGAGGAGGTGATGGAACTGGCGACCGAGCCCTGGCTGATCCGCCCCGGCGACCGGCGCGCCCTGATCGCCGACTGCCTGATCCGGGCCGGGGCCGGCGGGCTGGCCGGCCGGCTGATGCCCCAGCTCTCCGGCGGCGAGCGCCAGCGCGTCGCCTTCGCCCGCGCGCTCGCCCAACTGGCCGCGGGGCGGCACGGGCGCGACGTGGCGGAGCCGTCCTACCTGCTGCTGGACGAGCCGACGGCCAGCCTCGACCCCGCCCACCAGCACCATCTGCTGCGGGCGGCGCGCGACTGGGTGGAGCGGACCGGCGGCGGCTGCGCGGTGATCCTGCACGACCTGACGCTGGCCGCGCGCTACGCCGACGACGGGCTGTTGCTGGCCGGCGGGCGCGTCGCCTGGGCCGGCGCCATGGCCGACCTGCCGGTGCCGGTGCTGGAGCGCGTCTTCGGCACGGCCTTCGTCCGGCTCGACCTGCCGGAGGAGGAGGGCGTGGTCTATGCCGCCACCGGACGCGCCGCGGCGTCTGGAAAAGTCAATTGCGAATGA
- a CDS encoding FecCD family ABC transporter permease, which translates to MSLTLSMPSSRKGDRAAPSFRRPPLVPVLVALAVALALAVLIAVATGGVSVPLDRSLSHLAALLGLSGTPLSERDWMVLTMLRLPRIVLAAAVGVTLGVAGVALQAVFRNPLADPGLVGMSSGAALAGSAAMVLGVSGLGLARSGLSLATVLPLAAFLGALAATVLILAISRRDGRNSPATMLLAGIAVNAMGGAGIGLFSYLGDDLALRQMTFWMMGGFGGSSWAQIGPAMLLMGLATAGLLAGARRLDLFAMGEREAFLQGLDPHRFAVRTVLLVALGVGAAVAVSGLIGFVGLIVPHVMRILLGPVHRRLMPATALAAAVLLVLADTVARTIAAPADVPAGLLLGAVGGPFFLWLLRRRVGALGGT; encoded by the coding sequence ATGAGCCTGACCTTGTCCATGCCGTCCTCCCGGAAAGGGGACCGGGCGGCGCCGTCTTTCCGGCGTCCGCCCCTCGTCCCGGTGCTGGTGGCGCTGGCCGTGGCGCTGGCGCTGGCCGTGCTGATTGCCGTCGCGACGGGAGGCGTGTCCGTCCCGCTCGACCGCAGCCTGTCCCACCTCGCCGCCCTGCTCGGCCTGTCCGGAACGCCGCTGTCCGAACGCGACTGGATGGTGCTGACCATGCTGCGCCTGCCGCGCATCGTCCTGGCCGCCGCGGTCGGGGTGACGCTGGGCGTGGCGGGGGTGGCGCTCCAGGCCGTCTTCCGCAACCCGCTGGCCGATCCCGGGCTGGTCGGCATGTCGAGCGGCGCGGCGCTGGCCGGCTCCGCTGCCATGGTGCTGGGGGTGTCGGGGCTGGGGCTGGCGCGCAGCGGCCTGTCGCTCGCCACCGTGCTGCCGCTGGCCGCCTTCCTCGGCGCGCTGGCCGCGACCGTGCTGATCCTGGCGATCTCCCGCCGCGACGGGCGCAATTCTCCCGCCACCATGCTGCTGGCCGGCATCGCGGTGAACGCCATGGGCGGGGCCGGCATCGGGCTGTTCAGCTACCTCGGCGACGACCTCGCGCTGCGCCAGATGACCTTCTGGATGATGGGCGGCTTCGGCGGGTCGAGCTGGGCGCAGATCGGGCCGGCGATGCTCCTGATGGGACTGGCGACCGCCGGTCTGCTGGCCGGGGCGCGGCGGCTCGACCTGTTCGCCATGGGCGAGCGGGAGGCCTTCCTCCAGGGCCTCGACCCGCACCGCTTCGCCGTGCGCACGGTGCTTCTGGTGGCGCTGGGCGTCGGGGCGGCGGTGGCGGTGTCCGGCCTGATCGGCTTCGTCGGGCTGATCGTGCCGCACGTCATGCGGATTCTGCTGGGACCGGTGCACCGCCGGCTGATGCCGGCGACGGCGCTGGCCGCGGCGGTCCTGCTGGTCCTGGCCGACACGGTGGCCCGCACCATCGCCGCGCCGGCCGACGTGCCGGCCGGCCTGCTGCTGGGCGCCGTCGGCGGTCCCTTCTTCCTGTGGCTTCTGCGCCGCCGCGTCGGCGCGCTGGGAGGAACCTGA
- a CDS encoding heme/hemin ABC transporter substrate-binding protein, producing MRRLRFLPAAIAAALALTAATLAGAAERRIVTVGPPVTELVYALGDGGSVVGRDTSSHYPQPVNGLPDVGYMRALSAEGVMSLAPTHVLAIQGAGPETTLDQLRALGVTVEVVPETPTLAGLLDKVERVARLLGREAEGRRLADSLHRDLAALAAVAAQAGTKDGAPVILGVVGGGPGGLMAAGSRSVPAALIAMAGARNALEVERDYVPMSSESVLAAAPDILLVSRSLVDRSGGLDPFLATPQLALTPAAKARRVAVVDGALLMGLGPRTAEAVAELTRVQSTSPQEQP from the coding sequence ATGAGGCGCCTGCGCTTTCTCCCCGCGGCGATCGCCGCCGCCCTCGCGCTCACCGCCGCCACCCTGGCCGGGGCGGCGGAGCGGCGGATCGTCACCGTCGGCCCGCCGGTGACCGAGCTGGTCTACGCGCTCGGCGATGGCGGCTCCGTCGTCGGGCGCGACACCAGCAGCCATTATCCGCAGCCGGTGAACGGCCTGCCCGACGTCGGCTACATGCGCGCCCTCTCGGCGGAGGGCGTGATGTCGCTGGCCCCGACGCACGTCCTGGCGATCCAGGGCGCCGGCCCGGAGACGACGCTCGACCAGTTGCGGGCGCTCGGCGTCACGGTGGAGGTCGTGCCGGAAACGCCGACGCTGGCCGGTCTGCTCGACAAGGTTGAGCGGGTCGCCCGCCTGCTTGGCCGGGAGGCGGAGGGGCGGCGCCTGGCGGACTCGCTGCATCGCGACCTCGCCGCGCTGGCCGCCGTCGCCGCCCAAGCCGGAACGAAGGACGGCGCGCCGGTCATCCTCGGCGTGGTCGGCGGCGGGCCCGGCGGTCTGATGGCGGCGGGCAGCCGCTCCGTCCCCGCGGCGCTGATCGCCATGGCCGGCGCACGCAACGCCCTGGAAGTGGAGCGCGACTATGTGCCGATGTCGTCGGAGTCGGTCCTGGCCGCCGCGCCCGACATCCTGCTGGTCAGCCGGTCGCTGGTCGACCGCTCGGGCGGGCTCGACCCGTTCCTGGCGACGCCGCAGCTCGCCCTGACCCCGGCGGCCAAGGCCCGGCGGGTGGCGGTGGTGGACGGCGCGCTGCTGATGGGGCTCGGCCCCCGTACGGCCGAGGCGGTCGCCGAACTCACCCGCGTCCAGAGCACCTCTCCTCAAGAGCAACCATGA
- a CDS encoding ChuX/HutX family heme-like substrate-binding protein, which yields MPDTRLPTVLPTVDPIQSTLPGWENGATARPTRLEVDWTDALRKLDVLGTVRVVTGNRSITHEKTGRFGNVDGNGPALIVLNREVDLRVFPRHWAITVHTPETEGEAEAIRVFDRHGRAVHAVHRTAETNAAAWDAFLILHRAADQDAPALEPLPAPAPERPDAEIDVDGLRAAWSEMTDVHEFFGMLRTFGVGRRQALRLAGPGFARELPAATLLPLLEAARDRRLDIMIFVGNAGCIQIHTGTVDHPTTADGLLRIDDPGFTLRAIQARLSSAWVVHKPTDKGGITTVELYDDRGDNAAILCGQRDEDKPERAEWRALAASL from the coding sequence ATGCCCGACACCCGCCTGCCGACTGTCCTTCCGACCGTCGATCCGATCCAGTCCACTCTCCCCGGCTGGGAGAACGGCGCCACCGCCCGCCCGACGCGGCTTGAGGTGGACTGGACCGACGCCCTGAGGAAACTGGACGTCCTGGGGACGGTCCGCGTCGTCACCGGCAACCGCAGCATCACCCACGAGAAGACCGGACGCTTCGGCAACGTTGACGGCAACGGCCCGGCCCTGATCGTGCTGAACCGCGAGGTCGACCTGCGCGTCTTCCCGCGCCACTGGGCCATCACCGTCCACACGCCGGAGACGGAGGGCGAGGCCGAGGCCATCCGCGTCTTCGACCGGCACGGCCGCGCCGTTCACGCCGTCCACCGCACCGCCGAGACCAACGCGGCCGCCTGGGACGCCTTCCTGATCCTGCACCGCGCCGCCGACCAGGACGCGCCAGCTCTGGAGCCGCTGCCCGCCCCCGCCCCCGAGCGGCCCGACGCCGAGATCGACGTGGATGGGCTGCGCGCCGCCTGGAGCGAGATGACCGACGTGCACGAGTTCTTCGGCATGTTGAGGACCTTCGGGGTCGGGCGCCGGCAGGCGCTGCGCCTCGCCGGGCCGGGCTTCGCGCGGGAGCTGCCTGCCGCCACCCTCCTGCCGTTGCTGGAGGCGGCGCGCGACCGCCGCCTCGACATCATGATCTTCGTCGGCAACGCCGGCTGCATCCAGATCCACACCGGCACGGTGGACCACCCGACGACGGCCGACGGGCTGCTGCGCATCGACGACCCCGGCTTCACCCTGCGCGCCATCCAGGCGCGGCTGTCCAGCGCCTGGGTCGTCCACAAGCCGACGGACAAGGGCGGCATCACCACCGTCGAGCTGTACGACGACCGGGGCGACAACGCGGCCATCCTGTGCGGCCAGCGCGACGAGGACAAGCCGGAACGGGCGGAGTGGCGCGCGCTCGCCGCGTCCCTGTGA
- a CDS encoding carbon-nitrogen hydrolase family protein — protein sequence MTKVKVAAVQAATVPFDAAAATARTVDLIAEAASTGASLAVFPEAFIGGYPKGLDFGCSIGRRTPEGRADFARYVRGAITVPGPETETLSAACARHGIHAVVGVIERDGGTLYCTVLYLSPDGRMGKHRKVMPTGSERLVWGFGDGSTLTVMDTPFGRVGGAICWEHYMPLMRAAYYAKGVQLWAAPTADDRESWIATMRHVAMEGRCFVIGACQVMRRSDFPEDYASRIDAGPDEWMMHGRSVIVGPLGEILAGPLVDAEGILTAEVDVEDLVGAKLDFDPVGHYARPDLFSMRVDETPRAPVATVREAALPERNEKVEEAA from the coding sequence ATGACCAAGGTTAAAGTGGCCGCGGTGCAGGCGGCGACGGTGCCGTTCGACGCCGCCGCGGCGACCGCCCGCACGGTCGACCTGATCGCCGAGGCCGCCTCCACCGGCGCATCGCTCGCCGTCTTCCCGGAAGCCTTCATCGGCGGCTACCCGAAGGGGCTCGATTTCGGCTGCTCGATCGGCCGGCGCACGCCGGAGGGCCGCGCCGACTTCGCCCGCTACGTCCGCGGCGCGATCACCGTGCCGGGACCGGAGACCGAGACGCTGTCGGCGGCCTGCGCGCGGCACGGAATCCACGCGGTCGTCGGCGTCATCGAGCGCGACGGCGGAACGCTCTACTGCACGGTGCTCTACCTGTCGCCGGACGGCCGGATGGGCAAGCACCGCAAGGTGATGCCGACCGGGTCGGAGCGGCTGGTCTGGGGGTTCGGCGACGGCTCGACCCTCACCGTCATGGACACGCCGTTCGGCCGTGTCGGCGGCGCCATCTGCTGGGAGCATTACATGCCGCTGATGCGCGCGGCCTACTACGCCAAGGGCGTCCAGCTCTGGGCGGCCCCGACGGCGGACGACCGCGAAAGCTGGATCGCCACCATGCGCCACGTCGCCATGGAGGGGCGCTGCTTCGTGATCGGCGCCTGCCAGGTGATGCGCCGTTCAGACTTCCCGGAGGACTACGCCAGCCGCATCGACGCCGGGCCGGACGAGTGGATGATGCACGGCCGCTCGGTCATCGTCGGGCCGCTCGGCGAGATCCTGGCCGGTCCGCTGGTCGACGCGGAGGGCATCCTGACCGCCGAGGTGGACGTCGAGGATCTGGTCGGCGCCAAACTCGACTTCGATCCGGTGGGCCATTACGCGCGGCCGGACCTGTTCAGCATGCGCGTTGACGAGACCCCGCGCGCGCCGGTCGCCACGGTGCGCGAGGCCGCCCTTCCGGAGCGCAACGAGAAGGTCGAAGAAGCGGCCTGA
- a CDS encoding flavin reductase family protein, with translation MTLRLDDAPAPPTRHFDFATLPAPDRYRLLTAAVLPRPIAWAITRSAEGRVNAAPYSFFNVFGSDRPVVCLGVLARPDRPKDTAVNIRATREFVINLVPFDLAEAMNLTCVEAPPEVDETRLAGLATLPSVEIRPPRIAASPVAFECRLIHEFESGPGQWLFVGEVLHAHVATRVLTGNPERPRIDHEALDLVARMHGPSAYLRTRDVFDLVRPVWADTAPQSTETHCKERQA, from the coding sequence ATGACCTTACGACTTGACGACGCCCCCGCCCCTCCAACGCGCCATTTCGACTTCGCCACGCTGCCGGCGCCCGACCGCTACCGCCTTCTGACCGCCGCGGTTCTGCCGCGGCCGATCGCCTGGGCGATCACCCGCTCGGCCGAGGGCCGGGTGAACGCGGCTCCCTACTCCTTCTTCAACGTCTTCGGCTCTGACCGGCCGGTGGTCTGTCTCGGCGTGCTGGCACGCCCGGACCGGCCGAAGGACACGGCGGTCAACATCCGGGCGACGCGCGAGTTCGTGATCAACCTCGTCCCCTTCGACCTCGCAGAGGCGATGAACCTCACCTGCGTCGAGGCGCCGCCCGAGGTGGACGAAACCCGGCTCGCCGGGCTCGCCACCCTGCCGAGCGTCGAGATCCGGCCGCCGCGCATCGCCGCATCGCCGGTCGCCTTCGAATGCCGGCTGATCCACGAGTTCGAAAGCGGTCCCGGACAATGGCTGTTCGTGGGCGAGGTGCTGCACGCCCATGTCGCGACGCGCGTTCTGACCGGCAATCCTGAACGCCCCCGCATCGACCATGAGGCGCTCGACCTCGTCGCCCGCATGCACGGCCCCTCGGCCTATCTGCGCACCCGCGACGTCTTCGATCTGGTGAGGCCGGTCTGGGCCGACACCGCGCCCCAATCCACCGAAACACACTGCAAGGAACGACAAGCATGA
- a CDS encoding ABC transporter substrate-binding protein: protein MNVTSTLSRRRFGQLAAGIAAAATLAKPAILRAQGADVVKMGWFNTTTVSAQIAHVLMRTDIAARNGLRMNMIQLNASPAVNEAIVSNAADVGTLSDFAAVTTMAVGAPVTTIASQARFRSAVLVTKKSGITDVAGLKGKQVYGTFGITAFQNAQEAMIKAGLTPGRDMTFVNVGPAELADAVGAQRIDAFFTYDPFVSFFENAGFAQVISENLTPVIVLTANNRFFKDRPEVAERFLLANSQALYFASQNHDLVNGWFRSLEPAKNIPEAVLEKASGYDPAWNAKAPTDIKAALSDEQVNKLNQLAEWGVEAKLLPRLPDVSKFVDTTIAGKVDAAFAAQNFDPKTVKIVG from the coding sequence ATGAACGTGACCTCGACACTCTCGCGCCGTCGTTTCGGCCAGCTCGCCGCCGGCATCGCCGCCGCCGCAACCCTCGCCAAGCCGGCGATCCTCCGCGCGCAGGGCGCGGACGTCGTCAAGATGGGCTGGTTCAACACCACCACCGTGTCGGCCCAGATCGCCCATGTGCTGATGCGCACGGACATCGCGGCCCGCAACGGCCTGCGGATGAACATGATCCAGCTCAACGCCTCGCCGGCGGTGAACGAGGCGATCGTGTCGAACGCGGCCGATGTCGGCACGCTGTCCGACTTCGCCGCCGTCACCACCATGGCCGTCGGGGCGCCGGTCACCACCATCGCCTCGCAGGCGCGCTTCCGCTCGGCGGTGCTGGTGACCAAGAAGTCGGGGATCACCGACGTCGCCGGGCTGAAGGGCAAGCAGGTCTACGGCACCTTCGGCATCACCGCCTTCCAGAACGCCCAGGAGGCGATGATCAAGGCCGGCCTCACCCCCGGCCGCGACATGACCTTCGTCAATGTCGGGCCGGCGGAGCTGGCCGACGCGGTGGGCGCGCAGCGGATCGACGCCTTCTTCACCTACGACCCGTTCGTGAGCTTCTTCGAGAACGCGGGCTTCGCCCAGGTCATTTCGGAGAACCTGACCCCGGTCATCGTGCTGACCGCGAACAACCGCTTCTTCAAGGACCGGCCCGAGGTGGCGGAGCGCTTCCTGCTCGCCAACTCCCAGGCGCTGTATTTCGCAAGCCAGAACCACGACCTCGTCAACGGCTGGTTCCGGTCGCTGGAGCCGGCGAAGAACATCCCGGAAGCCGTGCTCGAAAAGGCGTCGGGCTACGACCCCGCCTGGAACGCCAAGGCGCCCACCGACATCAAGGCGGCGCTCTCCGACGAGCAGGTCAATAAGTTGAACCAGCTCGCCGAATGGGGCGTGGAGGCGAAGCTGCTGCCGCGCCTGCCCGACGTCTCGAAGTTCGTCGACACGACCATCGCCGGCAAGGTCGACGCCGCCTTCGCCGCCCAAAACTTCGATCCGAAGACGGTCAAGATCGTCGGCTGA
- a CDS encoding ABC transporter ATP-binding protein — translation MAANTARKTPAPPPGAPQAQPADIQIDIRNLGKVYGGTSSDNMVVALDGVDLRIRRGEFISLLGPSGCGKSTLLGIVAGFQSASSGTLLQNGRPIVRPDPSRTVVFQDYALFGWMTVQQNVEFGLKAKGMAKKERAEIARSLIDMVRLTGFEEKYPHQISGGMKQRAAIARALAPDPDILLMDEPFGALDAQTRVLLQEEIARISSEAGKTVIFVTHGIDEAVFLADRVVVMSPRPGRVREEVAVPLPRPRTAEMRSDPWFVSTVNDLWETLKPEWQKGE, via the coding sequence ATGGCCGCCAACACCGCACGCAAGACCCCCGCCCCGCCCCCCGGCGCGCCGCAGGCCCAGCCGGCCGACATCCAGATCGACATCCGGAATCTGGGCAAGGTCTATGGCGGGACCTCGTCCGACAACATGGTGGTCGCCCTCGACGGGGTCGATCTGCGCATCCGCCGCGGCGAGTTCATCTCACTGCTCGGCCCCTCGGGCTGCGGCAAGTCGACCCTGCTCGGCATCGTCGCCGGTTTCCAGTCGGCGTCGAGCGGGACGCTCCTGCAGAACGGCCGCCCCATCGTCAGGCCGGACCCGTCCCGCACGGTCGTCTTCCAGGACTACGCGCTGTTCGGCTGGATGACCGTGCAGCAGAACGTCGAGTTCGGCCTGAAGGCCAAGGGCATGGCGAAGAAGGAGCGCGCGGAGATCGCCCGCTCGCTGATCGACATGGTCCGGCTGACCGGCTTCGAGGAGAAGTACCCGCACCAGATCTCCGGCGGCATGAAGCAGCGGGCGGCCATCGCCCGCGCGCTCGCCCCGGACCCCGACATCCTGCTGATGGACGAGCCGTTCGGCGCGCTGGACGCGCAGACCCGCGTGCTGCTGCAGGAGGAGATCGCCCGCATATCGTCCGAGGCCGGCAAGACGGTGATCTTCGTCACCCACGGCATCGATGAGGCGGTGTTCCTGGCCGACCGCGTGGTGGTGATGAGCCCGCGGCCCGGCCGGGTGCGCGAGGAGGTCGCCGTGCCGCTGCCGCGGCCCCGCACGGCCGAGATGCGCTCCGATCCCTGGTTCGTCTCCACGGTCAACGACCTGTGGGAGACCCTGAAACCCGAATGGCAAAAAGGGGAATGA
- a CDS encoding ABC transporter permease, which yields MEANTKAHAAAPPFMQRAPRRAVTPRILTDRSFRAAMGLTAFFAVWQALTSLGIIDAFLLPSPVAVAGALWDMALDGSLWVHLGASLQRVAVGFALACVVGMALGLMCGWWRSVADFVRPVVEALRPIPPLAWIPITILWFGLGDAASYFLVFLGAVFPAFVATYTAVRGLDRNQMNAALCLGATPWQLFTDVLIPASLPIILPGLRIALGVGWMCVVTAELIAAQTGLGYLIQQSRMLFQINNVVAGMVAIGLVGFAMSAVLERIERRVNAWAPSERN from the coding sequence ATGGAAGCGAACACGAAAGCGCATGCGGCTGCGCCGCCCTTCATGCAGAGAGCGCCGCGCCGCGCCGTGACTCCCCGCATTCTGACGGACCGGTCCTTCCGCGCGGCGATGGGCCTCACCGCCTTCTTCGCCGTCTGGCAGGCGCTGACCTCGCTCGGCATCATCGACGCCTTCCTGCTGCCGTCGCCGGTCGCGGTGGCGGGGGCGCTCTGGGACATGGCGCTCGACGGCTCGCTGTGGGTTCATCTCGGCGCCAGCCTGCAGCGGGTGGCCGTCGGCTTCGCGCTCGCCTGCGTCGTCGGCATGGCGCTCGGGCTGATGTGCGGCTGGTGGCGCAGCGTCGCGGACTTCGTGCGGCCGGTGGTCGAGGCGCTGCGCCCCATCCCGCCGCTCGCCTGGATCCCGATCACCATCTTGTGGTTCGGGCTCGGTGACGCCGCGTCCTACTTCCTGGTCTTCCTCGGCGCCGTCTTCCCGGCCTTCGTCGCCACCTACACGGCGGTGCGCGGCCTCGACCGGAACCAGATGAACGCGGCGCTCTGCCTCGGCGCGACGCCCTGGCAGCTCTTCACCGACGTGCTGATCCCCGCCTCCCTGCCGATCATCCTGCCGGGGCTGCGGATCGCGCTGGGCGTGGGCTGGATGTGCGTGGTGACCGCCGAGCTGATCGCGGCGCAGACCGGCCTCGGCTACCTGATCCAGCAGTCGCGCATGCTTTTCCAGATCAACAACGTCGTTGCGGGCATGGTGGCCATTGGTCTTGTCGGCTTCGCCATGTCCGCCGTCCTCGAGCGGATCGAGCGTCGGGTGAACGCCTGGGCACCTTCAGAGCGCAATTGA
- a CDS encoding TrmB family transcriptional regulator, giving the protein MNLEEKLSRIGISGTLYKLYLTTIRLGGGSVTEVAAGAGMARTTAHDALAKLEAEGLVRFVDHGKRRFVVAQDPGILLERSEARRQMLEDVMPVLRSMYHHENGQPNVRFHPGPEGIRTVLWETLSGEEKELRATLSMRELMVEPGLEEMERYLKERARRGIWLRVIRSEERDIAPIWPSSQEERRELRYAPATYNLAMTCFIHGTKVSVISSARESYGLILDSADFAAFQASMFDAMWSLSTPAPTIP; this is encoded by the coding sequence GTGAATCTTGAGGAGAAGCTGTCCCGGATCGGCATATCGGGGACGCTCTACAAGCTCTATCTGACGACGATCCGCCTTGGCGGCGGCTCCGTGACGGAGGTGGCCGCGGGCGCCGGCATGGCCCGCACCACGGCGCACGACGCTCTCGCCAAGCTGGAGGCGGAGGGGCTCGTCCGCTTCGTCGATCACGGCAAGCGCCGCTTCGTGGTCGCCCAGGACCCGGGGATCCTGCTGGAGCGCAGCGAGGCCCGGCGGCAGATGCTCGAAGACGTGATGCCGGTCCTGCGGTCGATGTACCATCACGAGAACGGCCAGCCGAACGTCCGCTTCCACCCGGGCCCCGAAGGCATCCGCACCGTCCTGTGGGAGACGCTGAGCGGCGAGGAGAAAGAACTGCGCGCCACCCTGTCGATGCGGGAGCTGATGGTCGAGCCGGGGCTGGAGGAGATGGAGCGCTATTTGAAGGAGCGGGCGCGGCGCGGCATCTGGCTGCGGGTGATCCGCTCGGAGGAGCGCGACATCGCCCCGATCTGGCCGTCGAGCCAGGAGGAGCGGCGCGAACTGCGCTACGCGCCCGCCACCTACAACCTGGCGATGACCTGCTTCATCCACGGCACCAAGGTTTCGGTCATCTCGTCCGCCCGCGAGAGCTACGGCCTGATCCTCGACAGCGCCGATTTCGCGGCCTTCCAGGCGTCCATGTTCGACGCCATGTGGAGCCTGAGCACCCCGGCGCCGACCATTCCCTGA
- a CDS encoding c-type cytochrome — MTERFTKAAARNIFYGGSLFFFAAFVSLTAASHIYVVNTGTDSKGLTDSVARGKHVWEKNSCINCHTLLGEGAYFAPELGNVWIRYGGDKDPEGARAALAGWMAAQPSGIEGRRQMPQFNLTEQEVNDLAAFLEWTSRINTQNWPPKVSG; from the coding sequence ATGACGGAACGCTTCACCAAAGCGGCCGCCCGAAACATTTTTTACGGCGGATCGCTCTTCTTCTTCGCCGCCTTCGTCTCGCTGACGGCGGCAAGCCACATCTACGTCGTCAACACCGGCACCGACAGCAAGGGGCTGACCGACAGCGTCGCCCGCGGCAAGCATGTGTGGGAGAAGAACTCCTGCATCAACTGCCACACGCTGCTGGGCGAGGGTGCCTATTTCGCGCCGGAGCTGGGCAATGTCTGGATCCGCTACGGCGGCGACAAGGACCCGGAGGGCGCGCGCGCCGCGTTGGCCGGCTGGATGGCCGCCCAGCCCAGCGGCATCGAGGGCCGCCGCCAGATGCCGCAGTTCAACCTGACGGAGCAGGAGGTCAACGACCTCGCCGCCTTCCTGGAATGGACCAGCCGCATCAACACCCAGAACTGGCCGCCCAAGGTTTCCGGCTGA